The nucleotide window TAGACAAATATATCTTTTTGCTAAAATTTCAATTAAGTCCTTAGAGAAATCGTTATAGAGTTCAGGTCTCAATAACGTTATTTGCGCATTTCCTTCAACGTTTATAATTATAACTAACATTTTTCTTGTCTGATTAGTTGTGGATATCCATATCTCAAATATCCTTAGGACGTTCTCACACTCATCACTTATCTTTTTAGCTGGCAAGAAAAAAGAATAAGTTCCATTATTTTGAGTTACAGCATCTATTAGTCCCTCTGCAAAAAGTTTCGATGAGACCCCTATTAAGGACAATTCCTTTTCAAGCGAAGGATTTAATTCTACTACATGCCCATCACTTGTAAGTACCTTTCTCCCTATACCTTGTAGGTAATCTACAGTGACTTCGAATCTCACAAAAATAAAATAGTGTACATTAAACTTTTATATATTTTGCGTATATCTCTGCATTTAATTCCATGTTCTTTGCCAATACTTTTTCGAGTACTTGTTTATCCTCAGCGGATGGATTATAATTCTTTATGATAGATTCGATTTGTTCCAACAGCCTTAATACATCTTGTATACTTTCCATGATTTTACTTTATGCTTAATCTAAAAAATGGTTACCAATGTAAAATTGGTATTTCCACAATACTTTTTACTGTATATAAAGTCTAGGAATAATGTGAAGAATGGCCTTGTATCGTTGGTATTATGGTTATTACTGATTATGATATTATTGCATTTTGCAATTAAAACTCCTAGTTTATTTACGTATTCGGATTCCCCATTCTTGTCAAGCAGCGTACAAAGTGTAAGGGCTGATAAGATAGTAACCAATTACTTTCACATTGGCAACGTTGATAATCTGTATATTATTATCAATTCCTCGTCTTATAACCAAGCTTTACAAGAAATTTATTCTAATTTATATCTCCTTAATAACGCTACGGTGATAACTCCCAACGGTTACGTTAGCATGCTTAAGACAGAGTATCTCAGCTACCTTGGCTTAAATGAGAAGAATTTCTCATCTACGATAAGCCAGTTGTATGAGAATTTGACTCGTTTGAAACTTTATTTAATTTCAAATTTTCAATACTTTGAATATCAGTTAAATATTACATTTGGTCTTCCACTTCATAATTTCACTAGTAACATATGCCCTACCTATAAGGAAAATTTTGATAAAGTTAATGGAAGTTTACTAGAGAAAGCTAGATATGCGGGATACTTAACCTTTAAAGATCCATTTCTTTTCTACTTTGGATTTAATAATTACACTAATTACACTTTGGCATTAAAGTTTTTGATACAGTTTAATAACTACACTAGTCTAATCGAAAGGATACTTAAAACTCAAAACATAACGTCTGTTAATGAAAGCAATGTGATTTTTAATAATATAACTACAGCCTTTAACTCATCCTTTCATAAGGGTACTTTATGGCTTTTCATTATAAATGTTCCTAGCAATGAAAGCCTAACAAATATTAATCAATTTACTGAAAGTCTCAGAAACGCCTATGTAATAGGTCACCTAGCGTATTATGCACAATCCGCATATTATACTCAAAGTAACGTTGAAATTATAGATATAACTACAATTATTCTTGTAATGATATTACTAATACTGTTAGTTAGATCAATTGTTCCAATTCTGATTTTAATATCTAGTGCTGGTACTAGTCTTTTATTAGCTTATGGTCTCATGTACATGGAAACGCTTCTAGGTTATAAGATATATTATATTTCGGGTTTGGTTGCACCTCCAATTGTATTTGGTCTTAACATTGACTATGGCATATTACTCATATATAGATATTTTGAAGAAATTAATAAAAATAATTTAGATGCTCTCCTATATGCGCTTAAAAATTCAATAAAAGGTATACTATTAAGTGGTATTAGTATCACGATTGGGTTCTCCAGTTTTATCCTTTCCCCTTCTGCACTACTTCAAAACATAGGAATAGCGTTAGTGACATCTTCCATTTCAGCATTAATACCAGCAGTTTTCTTTACGTACACGTTATTGCTCTTAATCCCTCAAAGATATCTTAGTTTTCCTAGACGAAAATTACCGAGTATTACGGATATAAGGCAAAGGTACTTATATAAGCTTTCCAACTTTGCAGTAAGGCACAATAAGTTATTAGTAATTCTTATGCTAGTTTCTATCGTTATCTTTATCTTTTATTTTCCTTCTATACACACCAACGTTAATATAGATGAAATATTACCTCCCCATGCAAATTCACTTGTAGGTACAAAGGTTCTTAATCAACTTTACAATTATAGTATAGACTATATTATATTGTATGGAAGCCCTAAGGCTAACTACACTCTCATTTATAATTTAACTAAAACTCTTATAGATCAAGGTAACTTAGTTTATGGACCAATGTCCTTAGGTTCTCAGATCATTGTCAATAATAGCAACTTATATGATCACTTTCATCAAGGAAATTACACCTTGTTGATAATTTACCTAAAGTACCCTGTATTTAGCAATGGCGCTATAAATTTAACAAATTGGCTCATAAGCAAGGGATTCCTAGTTGGAGGGGATAACGCACAAAGAATAGATATCGTTAATAATACCGTTAGTACTTATTTTAGCTATACTTTACCACTTACTATAATTTTAATTGTCATTTACCTCTTCATGATTCTCGGATCTATTCTACTTCCCTTGAGGTTATCCTTAACTGTAGGTCTAAGCTCATTATTGGGAGCATTTACAGTGGCATTAGTATATAACTCGCCATATTGGCTATCCCCACTTGTAATTTTTGCCCTTCTTTTCAGTTTAGGTATAGACTATGATATGTTCATAATCATAAGATTATTTGATGAGATGAAAAACGACGATGACATAAATAGTGCTATAGTAAGATCGGTAGAAAATACTGGATTAGTAGTAACTACTTGTGGTTTGATTTTAGCCGGAGCCTTTTTCTCATTGATGGTGGCAAATATGAGATTCTTACAAGAAATAGGTCTAGGTGTAGGAGTCTCAATACTGTTTGATACTTTTGTAGTTAGGCCTATTCTAGTACCTGCAATTATTTCAATTCTGAAAAAATATAATTTTTGGCCATTTAAGGCGAGAAAATTTCTTTATACTTAACTGATATATTTATAATCTTTTTTACAACATCTAATGGATCTCTGCCAAAAACATAAGTGTTGGCCTCAATACCAGTACCGCCCAAATGTATTACCACATCTGTACCTTCATCAAATACTGCAGCTATTGTTTCGGCTATTCTTTCATTGCCTAGGTCGTTCTGAGGACCTACTTTCTTAAATTTATAGCCAATTTCCTTCAATATCATTTCCACTTTCTCATCATACTTGATATTCATAACTGACCTCACAGCGGGATGATTTTTCATCACTGATAATAGTACCTTAGCTAAATGCTTGCTTCCTCCCCACATTGGTTTAGAAGCAGGTGTTGGTAGGTTTCTAATTTTAGTTATTCTCCCTGGAATTGCAAGCACATCTTCTTCCCTCTTAGCGTTGGCTTTTGCAAAGGCTAAATTGCTTAGAACTTCTGGGATTAATTCCGCTACAGACTCGTTTTGAAGCATTGATAGTGCAAGTTCCATCATTTCCTCTTCATTCTCCTTGTACAAACTTTTACAAATGTCGCAATCAACAGGAATTTCACTATCAATCATTTTGTGGTATTTACAGAATTTTAGCCTACTTAAATTGGAAAGGAAAAACACACTGATATATTGCATTACTTGTTTAGGGTCACCATTTATTAGTAATTGCGTAAGTTTATCTAGAAAATCGTCTATTTCTTCACGTGTTAATCCCAAATTCTGTAATCTTTTAATGTACGAATTTTCGTCTTCATCTAAGTATTGTTTCACTGCTGGTTGGCTAACTCCTAATAGATTAGCAATTCTCGTTTGACTCATATGTAGTTCCCTAAGTCTTTTAGCCTCTAATACCCTAATTGATGTTATGAATATGTCATCAAATATTGATAGTGGTGATTTTAGCACAATAGTAAGATTGAGATCAAACAAAAATTACTTTCTGAATAGAGAGTTAACGTTTGCCGCAATTGATGGAACCTTCTCTGACATTATTTTGGAAGGAGAGAAAGGAGGTTATATAGTAATAGGCATAATCAAAGGCAGAATATTTAAGGATTTTAAATTTACTATAGAAGATATTTCAGTTGATGATGAGCTGTGCATTTGTGAAGCAGAGAAGAGAATGAGAGAACTAGAATACTACAATATAAAGGAAAATGAAGTTGATCTAATATTTTTCGATAGAAAACTGTCATTTGATAAATCTTTAGGTATTTCGGTTCCTAAAAATTCCATTGGAATTGTAAAGGATTTTGATATAGTAAAAAGAGAAAATTTGAACAATGTAGAAAACCCCCCTTGGCTAGTAATTAATGAAAAACATGATGAAACGATTTATGGATATTTTAAACTGTTTCCCTCCTCATGGGTATTCTACATAGAGTCTCAAGTTTTTGTAGAAAATCCGGAAGAATTGCTTTCTCTAATCTATAATCTAGGAAGGGAGCCAATACCAGAAGCTTTAGGGTATAATTATCCATTGTTTTTAGCTGATAAGTTAGTGAAATATTACAGAAATAAATTAAGCAAGTTCATAAATGTCACCAGTTTGCAAAGCAATATTAGATACAGAGAATTTAGAAGTTGGATTGAGAGATTAAGAAATGATGGAAAGTATTTTTGAAGTAGAAGAGGGAAAGCTAAGAGAAGCCAAAATAATAACTAGGCAAACTTCTGATGGCAGGGGTACAATATCTTTTAGAAATTATATAGTAGAATTCCCCTTCTCGCTAAAGGATAAATTAGGTATAGGAAAATTGCTTGCTGTAAATACAATAAAGGAAAATTACTATCTGATTTTAGAAGTTGCAGATATTATTCCGATGCATTATGGTATGATAAATCTGGACTCTACAATACCTAAGGAGATTAGAAATGAAATCATGAAAAAAGTTAGTGAAAGTTGGTATTCGAACGATGAGAAAGAAATATGGATAGATTCAATAACTTATCCTTTGGGATATATTCTCGAAATAAATTCGAACAATATTCAATTTAAAAAAGGATATTTCCCACCTCTATTGGGTTCCTCAGTAAAGATTTTAAATAAAAAGGCGTATGCGTCATTTGTCTGTGCAAATAGTAATGTAAGTTTAGGAAACATTCTACATGAACAACTTTCTTTAGATATAAATTTAGAAAAAGCAATAAAGTATCACCTAGGTATTTTCGCTTTTACGGGCTCGGGTAAATCAAATTTAGCATCCTTGATAGCAAGAAAAGTGTTAGATAACCTACCCGACACTAAAGTTGTAATATTTGACGTATCAATGGAGTACGCAATACTTCTCTTAGATAAGTTGCTTGAAGTTCCATCTAGAGTTATAAGCTTAGATAGAGTTCCCCCTAATCCAGCTGATGCGAGTAGAAAATTTTTAAGAAGTCACGTGATTCCTGACGACATTATAGATATTAGAGATAAGATAAAAAAAAGTGCAGAAATTCTACATCAAAATGGGAAAATGAAACAGTTATACGTTCCACCTGAAGGTTTTACTTACTTAACTTATGCCGATTTAATAGATCTAGTCAAAAAGCAGATAGAAGATAAATATACTGCAATATCGCAGAAACCACTACTCTATACTTTCCTAAGTAAGTTAGATAATTTCATGAGAGAAAGGAAATTGACAGTGGATGATATCATAGATGACTCTATTAATAATTTATTGGATGAAATAGAAAACTTAGGAAAAGATGCGCATTTAAAGGAGAATTCGTCACTGTTTACATTTATATCTGGTATAAGAGCATACATCTCACTCGGCATCAGAGAAACTGAAGATTATGATATAGAAAATTTAGCGATTGAAATTTTGGATTCTTCCAGGGACTCACCTAGATTATTTATTTTAGAACTCCCTAACTTAGAAGAGGGAAGGCAAGTAGTTGCGACTGTAATTAATCAAATTTACAATAGGAGAAAGAGAATGTATTCCGACAATCCTAAAGTACTATTCATAATAGATGAAGCTCAAGAGTTTATACCTTATGATACCAAACAGAAAGATAAAAGTGAAGCCTCAAGCACTGCCATAGAGAAATTGCTTAGACATGGAAGAAAGTATCACTTACATTCACTAATAAGTACTCAAAGACTAGCTTACCTAAACACTAACGCACTGCAGCAGTTACACTCTTACTTCATAAGCACACTTCCTAGGCCGTACGATAGACAATTATTAGCTGAAACTTTTGGAATTAGTGATATGCTCTTAGATAAGACCCTAGAACTGGAACCAGGGCAATGGTTATTAGTAAGCTTTAAGTCGGCTCTCCCTCATGATGTTCCAGTATTCTTTGCCGCTGAGAACAATCTAGATTTATTAAAGGATAGAATAAATAAGCTATGACTGTACTTCTATTTCTTCCAAATTTTGATCAGCAAAGGCCTTGTAAGAGCTCTTAGACATAATTAGAATTGTAAGGTTTATCTCATCAGTATGTTTGTATACCTCATCATAAATTGCATCTATTAGTTTAGACTTTTCTTTGCAATTAGCCGTTCTAACTATGATTAGATAGTATGCACCACTTTCATCTTTAAAAAGGTGAACTTCGCCATCTTTATTTAGTTCCCTTGCCTTCTTATATGCAGTCAGAATAGCGTTTTCCATATAATACTAATTAACTTATAAACTAATATATCCAGCGACTCTTGGTTTTCCCTGTCTGACGTTAACGTTTAAGACAAGTATCCTATTGTCAACAATAGGTATTGGAACAGATGACATAATCTTAGCTTTTTGATTATCGACTTTTATATTAGCTGCAATTCCATGACCCTTAACTATTATGTGATTTTGACCTTGATTTATAGTGGACCATTTGTAATTAGTTATTTGTCCTTCTATTTCCTTTACAACCTTAACATTTGGCTTAACCAAATACAGTAAATCTTCTATTTCCTCTTCTTTTACGTTTTTCAGAGCAAACCCTATTCTAACTCCGGTTGAAACACTCTTTTGATCCTCATCTAAAACTTGAATACTCTTTATTTCAACCTCCTTATTATAAGGTAACGCCACTAATTTCTCATGAACTTCAACATTGGTAAATGAGAATCCAGTAACTACGGTTCCAACACCTTTGACTGTGAATACTCTATCTACATATACTATTCCCTTATCCTCCTCTTCGGTCTCGCTTAAGTCTGGAA belongs to Saccharolobus solfataricus and includes:
- a CDS encoding MMPL family transporter encodes the protein MVTNVKLVFPQYFLLYIKSRNNVKNGLVSLVLWLLLIMILLHFAIKTPSLFTYSDSPFLSSSVQSVRADKIVTNYFHIGNVDNLYIIINSSSYNQALQEIYSNLYLLNNATVITPNGYVSMLKTEYLSYLGLNEKNFSSTISQLYENLTRLKLYLISNFQYFEYQLNITFGLPLHNFTSNICPTYKENFDKVNGSLLEKARYAGYLTFKDPFLFYFGFNNYTNYTLALKFLIQFNNYTSLIERILKTQNITSVNESNVIFNNITTAFNSSFHKGTLWLFIINVPSNESLTNINQFTESLRNAYVIGHLAYYAQSAYYTQSNVEIIDITTIILVMILLILLVRSIVPILILISSAGTSLLLAYGLMYMETLLGYKIYYISGLVAPPIVFGLNIDYGILLIYRYFEEINKNNLDALLYALKNSIKGILLSGISITIGFSSFILSPSALLQNIGIALVTSSISALIPAVFFTYTLLLLIPQRYLSFPRRKLPSITDIRQRYLYKLSNFAVRHNKLLVILMLVSIVIFIFYFPSIHTNVNIDEILPPHANSLVGTKVLNQLYNYSIDYIILYGSPKANYTLIYNLTKTLIDQGNLVYGPMSLGSQIIVNNSNLYDHFHQGNYTLLIIYLKYPVFSNGAINLTNWLISKGFLVGGDNAQRIDIVNNTVSTYFSYTLPLTIILIVIYLFMILGSILLPLRLSLTVGLSSLLGAFTVALVYNSPYWLSPLVIFALLFSLGIDYDMFIIIRLFDEMKNDDDINSAIVRSVENTGLVVTTCGLILAGAFFSLMVANMRFLQEIGLGVGVSILFDTFVVRPILVPAIISILKKYNFWPFKARKFLYT
- a CDS encoding thiamine-phosphate synthase family protein; this encodes MLKSPLSIFDDIFITSIRVLEAKRLRELHMSQTRIANLLGVSQPAVKQYLDEDENSYIKRLQNLGLTREEIDDFLDKLTQLLINGDPKQVMQYISVFFLSNLSRLKFCKYHKMIDSEIPVDCDICKSLYKENEEEMMELALSMLQNESVAELIPEVLSNLAFAKANAKREEDVLAIPGRITKIRNLPTPASKPMWGGSKHLAKVLLSVMKNHPAVRSVMNIKYDEKVEMILKEIGYKFKKVGPQNDLGNERIAETIAAVFDEGTDVVIHLGGTGIEANTYVFGRDPLDVVKKIINISVKYKEIFSP
- a CDS encoding DNA double-strand break repair nuclease NurA, giving the protein MNMSSNIDSGDFSTIVRLRSNKNYFLNRELTFAAIDGTFSDIILEGEKGGYIVIGIIKGRIFKDFKFTIEDISVDDELCICEAEKRMRELEYYNIKENEVDLIFFDRKLSFDKSLGISVPKNSIGIVKDFDIVKRENLNNVENPPWLVINEKHDETIYGYFKLFPSSWVFYIESQVFVENPEELLSLIYNLGREPIPEALGYNYPLFLADKLVKYYRNKLSKFINVTSLQSNIRYREFRSWIERLRNDGKYF
- a CDS encoding ATP-binding protein, encoding MMESIFEVEEGKLREAKIITRQTSDGRGTISFRNYIVEFPFSLKDKLGIGKLLAVNTIKENYYLILEVADIIPMHYGMINLDSTIPKEIRNEIMKKVSESWYSNDEKEIWIDSITYPLGYILEINSNNIQFKKGYFPPLLGSSVKILNKKAYASFVCANSNVSLGNILHEQLSLDINLEKAIKYHLGIFAFTGSGKSNLASLIARKVLDNLPDTKVVIFDVSMEYAILLLDKLLEVPSRVISLDRVPPNPADASRKFLRSHVIPDDIIDIRDKIKKSAEILHQNGKMKQLYVPPEGFTYLTYADLIDLVKKQIEDKYTAISQKPLLYTFLSKLDNFMRERKLTVDDIIDDSINNLLDEIENLGKDAHLKENSSLFTFISGIRAYISLGIRETEDYDIENLAIEILDSSRDSPRLFILELPNLEEGRQVVATVINQIYNRRKRMYSDNPKVLFIIDEAQEFIPYDTKQKDKSEASSTAIEKLLRHGRKYHLHSLISTQRLAYLNTNALQQLHSYFISTLPRPYDRQLLAETFGISDMLLDKTLELEPGQWLLVSFKSALPHDVPVFFAAENNLDLLKDRINKL
- a CDS encoding selenocysteine-specific translation elongation factor, with protein sequence MYYGSIITVLSSDKNKLTGIAEKLGKLHETAKTKIYYRKKGEYIRSILLTTEYPEKIIDLAEALSLSSTAILYIPETLTWMDGELALLIDSLNTHNKIVISNLDQGKINNILGSLSSFTKFDLYNDIPDLSETEEEDKGIVYVDRVFTVKGVGTVVTGFSFTNVEVHEKLVALPYNKEVEIKSIQVLDEDQKSVSTGVRIGFALKNVKEEEIEDLLYLVKPNVKVVKEIEGQITNYKWSTINQGQNHIIVKGHGIAANIKVDNQKAKIMSSVPIPIVDNRILVLNVNVRQGKPRVAGYISL